The Prionailurus bengalensis isolate Pbe53 chromosome C2, Fcat_Pben_1.1_paternal_pri, whole genome shotgun sequence DNA segment TGCCATGCGGTCTAGTAGAGTTCGAGTCCCGTCCGGAACTGGCTTGGGATGGGTGGCTGTGGCAGCGCAAGGAAGGAGGAGGCACGACGATGAACAAGGGTAGTAGGACAGCACTGGggcctttttcttttcagtttcgCTTCTGGAAATGCCGATGCTGTCCTATTCGTTTGCACCAGGAAAGAAATGTGGGTAATCGGGCCGGTCTGATAGCCTCGCCAGCGCGGAGGGAGCTCCGAGGCTACAAAAGTTTCAGAGAACTTTAGGACTAAAGGAAGAATTGTCATTGTTACTTcatgaaggaatttttttaaaaggtaaaagtcACGATTTTAGGCAGATAAAAAAGCGTGAAAAGATCTTATTTACGTTGTTAAATAGGGAATCAGATACCAAAACCAGTCTAAAGAGCATTTGAAAAGGTAGGTATACGTCGGCAATTTACCAGTTCTAAGTTTtggaggggatttttttttttttttttttttttttttttggtgcaaattACTCGTCTACCTAAAAGCAAACTGGCATTAGTACTTGGTATCTGTTTGGGTGGATCTAATTTGGAGATGCATCCTCTGATGAATActgatttgtctgtttttaggACATTGTCTGAATGTATACTGATAGTAGCCAGAGCAACGTTTTACTTGTACAGCCTGATTATGTGATAATTCTGAGTTTGGGGTATGGCAAACTAAAgttacatatgttttttaaattacatacttGGATTAAatatctccttcctctctcataACACAATAATGATTTAATTCTGTAGGCTTGAGTGGATAGAGTATCCTGTTCTGGTGTATAATTGAGCTTGGGCAAAGTGGTGTATACTACCTGTTTCCCATAGGGCCTGGCCTATAGTAAATAGTACCTGATAATTTAAAATTGAACATCAGTGACCTGGAAAATACTAAAAGCCCATAAAACTTTTCTTGAtgattggaacagaatagacttGGTTAGAGGTTCAAACCAACCCCAGGTCgtggtttaattttaatttacagtaGAAAGTAAATTGATTCTCTTATTAATCTTTTCCAGTTGTAAATATaggattctttggaattttctcatTCAGAGAACTAATAGTGGCTACCCATACGCTTCATGCTTCCTTGAGTTTTGCACTTTTGAGACACTTGCATGGTGAACAGGGAGAATTACCATTGGATTTCACAAAAACCCGGTTTAAACAAGTTGAGTGTACCCTTTTCTGACAGACTAAGAAAAAGGGGTATACCCAATAGATAAATACAGCGACTTTTTACAATTTTGCACCATTTCATAATATGACATCACAGTACACTGCATCTTTGGGCTGATAACAGGTTTTAAAGTTTTGCAATataaaaatgagtgaatggaCTAGTCCTAATTATGTTAACTATCTGTAGCAGAAAGACAAGAAGCCTAAGAAGTCAACCTGGAAATTTAATTTGGACCTTACTCATCCAGTAGAAGATGGAATTTTTGATTCTGGAAATTTTGTAAGTATCACTCTCCTTGGCTTGTTTTTATCATTGTATTAGAGTGCTTAATGATTTAAGTATATAATTCTTGATTTTAACCTAAGCTCTATTCCTAGGGTACCTTCCCTAGTGAAAATCTAGGGTTTTCTTCCctagttttgcattttttctgttttaaaataggaACAGTTTCTACGGGAGAAGGTTAAAGTCaatggaaaaactggaaatcTGGGGAATGTTGTTCACATTGAACGCATCAAGAATAAAATCACAGTTGTTTCTGAGAAACAGTTCTCTAAAAGGTTGGTATTTGTTTCCCATAATATTTTAGTGAAATGATGGTAATTTTGAATATTACAGAATACGTAATcctaatattttctcttcatatGCAGGGATAGATGTGTTGATACGTTCAGAGATGCACATGAAAAGTGTTTTGAACTTCCTAATAGCCTGCGTGAATGGAAAATCTATTCAGTAACTGGGCCAATTACTTAGGCTGGTTGTCAGTAAGCATAAATTTTTGCTGGAATATAGGCTCCTGTCCAGTACATTATAGTCCCTGAAATCCAagttatatataaactttaatgATGTTAGATGATTTAATATTAGAATATGTTGCAAGAAACGTGTCTAATGTGTAACTTGAAAGTAATGTCTCAATTTGCCTaatgtaaatgttttcatatatataagtAATTTAAAGGTTTTGGTGGTTGGTTTAGTATAGGCAGGTAGTCAGAGGTTCATTTAATTTACTCAACAAATTTATATGGTAGCACTGTTGTAGGATTGGATAGCCCAGCAGTGGGCCAAGAAGCCAAGTACCTACCACCAAAGGAGCTTAAATTCTAGTGGAGACAGTGAAGTGCAGTATTAAGTAGTTGAGAAGTGAAGCTGAAGACAACAAACTTAATGTGAGAATAGAGGAGATGGTAGTGGCTTGGACTAAAGTAGTGACGCTTGTTAGCTGTTTGGTTAATCATTAGGGATTCAGGGGTGAAAACGTAATATTCTCAGGGATCTTATAATAGGCACATAATTGTAAAATGCAGTGCTATAATAGCTGTGTTGAAGGTAGAGATCGGGCTAAGAATTTGCAGAGAACCTGAGATCAGCAGTGTTGCCAGTCGAATGATGTAATTCCTGCCAGAGGGACCggcattaagaaagaaaaacagaagcttGAGGAATGCTTGGTAGTTCAGAATTACCGTAAAGCATAAATGGAAGAGAGTGGCTGGAGTGATGAAATAAGACCATGCTGAAAGTTTTTTGTAAGAACTGAGCCATATGCTAGTTGCAGGTGTGCTGATCTTTTAGgttcatctattttgagagaggaggagagagaatcccaagcagcctccaccaGGCTCGATTCcagaaccctgaggtcatgactgGAGCGAAATCAAGTCAGTTgtttacctgactgaaccacccaggcaccctaacgagattatgtatttaattaaaacGTAATCTTGTTATGGCAGTAAAACTGAAGAGCAAGCTACTGTGGCTCTCTCTTTAGCTTCAACATAAAGGACGTTTATTTTAGGGAGGTGGGGGAATAGGGTTTGTAGGACATGAACTGATTCTAATTGGGGTTGAGAAGCTGCCTAATTATTCTTCTGTCCCCAGCAACCTTCCACAGTGTTTgatacaaatgaaatattttggagGGAACATTAAAGATGAATACAACTGCATGTCTTATATGATAATCCTGTGCGTGGTAGATAATTATGTTTCCTAGTGAAATTCATGTTTTTATCTTACAGGTATTTGAAATATCTTACCAAGAAATACCTTAAGAAGAACAATCTTCGTGATTGGCTACGTGTGGTTGCATCTGACAAGGAGACTTACGAACTTCGTTACTTCCAGATTAGTCAAGATGAAGATGGATCTGAATCTGAAGACTAGATAAGGCAGCCTCTTATAGGGTTTTGCTCactaataaaacaaatgaagcatgcaaaggaaagaaacatctAGAAATGGACTTCTAGTTTATTTGTGAATAAAAAACACTGTACCCTGTGTGTTAAGCTTCTGCCTCTTCTGTTTTAAGTGTATGTTGTTTACATGATTCTGGCCTTTCCTTTGATAGTTTTTGTAAGCAGTATTTAAagattacttattttgagagagtgtggatggggtgaggggcagagaggagacagaatcccacgcaggctcagcacagagcccat contains these protein-coding regions:
- the RPL22L1 gene encoding 60S ribosomal protein L22-like 1; this encodes MAPQKDKKPKKSTWKFNLDLTHPVEDGIFDSGNFEQFLREKVKVNGKTGNLGNVVHIERIKNKITVVSEKQFSKRYLKYLTKKYLKKNNLRDWLRVVASDKETYELRYFQISQDEDGSESED